GGAATAAGTTgttgaatatttacattttttttagtttttaagcttatgtttttatttggaaaaaaaatctattcattCCCAATgttaattttgtatgttttcgcAATGTTTGAAGAGATttcttattttgtattttaaaattaacgaAAATTTGTCCTTGTATTCCCGAtgtaaaaagaagaaaatttagAGTGCTAAATTATGAGATGAGATTTGTAAGAAATTTGAAATCTTTGTTAAAGTTGTAGGTAGTGAATGTtcagataaatatttttttttatttgattttttattacctTTAATTCGCAAatcaataacatttaaaaaaatcttttgaaaatttgatgaacgacgtcaaaaaatgcattttttttaaatcaattaattGCATGCTTGAAAAAACATCGCAAAGAAAAGGATTCCTTTGAATTTAACTTACAgcctttaaaataattaatttggggaagaaaaacattttttcttcagTGTCACTTTTAGGCCCagtgaaaacaataaaatttagctCAAAAATTAccaactcctcgtcacagtgtcctgaagcaaacaatgatcgagcttgAGCCCCTGTGAAATATGTTGACTGACATATCGAGCGGTCAGTAAAAACATAGctaaaagtcgtatgaaaaactaacttttttctAGATAGAGATAGcagatctgatgcaaacaaacccgcAGCAAGCAAGTAAATatgctttgaatgtgttggtaaatttctgactagaaagcctgcTGGAAGCTAGGTagtaatttcaagaaattcaagcagaacaatgtaaaaggaccgaagccgaagtgtaaaaaatgagtctatcctgctcacgtcagttgatgtttacattaggaacgagcaggatagactctttgtttacacttcggcttcggccctattacaatgttttgctaggATTCTTATTAATTTTGAGCGATTCCGTGTGGTTTCTGGTAATCCTAAATAATTCTGGGAAATAAAAAGTATTCCgtgacatattgccagtaatcctggtaattccaatTAGACTGGtgagtaatccttgatgctggattTTATATAAGATAAATAGCTGTAAAAATACATGTTTGTacgtaaatttacataaaattacgTAAAATAGAGTTAGTTAAATTTCAGTCAGAATTAAAACTcttttaaaataataccacGCAAATCAATCCCCTGCACTCACAATCACAAAGTAGTTGCACCGGTCGCCCTGGCAGCACTCGGCGCAGCTCCAGTCCTCGTACCAGATGTGCGTACAGTACGGCATGTACTTCCGCCGGGTCTTCTCGCACACATCCTTCGAGGCGCACCGCTTCGACACGTAGAACTGCTTCAGCGCCCCCAGCGAAAAGTACGGCTGACTTCCCCACCGGATCTCCGTCAGGCAGGCGTCCTCACCCTCCGGGCAGGTCTTAATCGTATTCAGGCACTTTTCCGTGTTTCCCGTCTGGTTAGAACACACGTAGCACTCGAACGCGGAACCTGCAGCGATTGGAACAGGTTATTGATATTAAAGTAGGTGTGAACCTTGAATTGGTCAGGAATTCCTTAAGGTTCGAACTTACAAGAGTTGAACAACGCCATGGCTAGCACCAAAGTGGCCACCATCTTGAGGGGATCCATCGTACGTCGAATTTTGATCAAGTTTCACCAATTAAtcaacaaaattgttcaaaaataccCTAAATAACTTAATAAACAAATGAATCACTAATCGACGGCGAGACTGTATGAACTGAAAATGACAGCTACGGGAACAGGCACGCCCTCTCGCAAGTGGAGAAAACAGTCAACAAGTGTGTTGTTTTGTGGCCATAAGTTCGTTAGCGAAAGGTTTCCGTGTATTCGTGGCATGGGGCAAACAgttctgtgcgtgtgtctgtgGCATCGTGAACCCTTGCAGCAAAAATCTTGCATGGGAGAATGTGGGGTGCGAATCCAATAGGAAgttatcaaaattgatttttgtttaactttgttATCTGAACTGAAATATTGTTATATCATTAATCCGAAAATCCCTAGTAAAATCCCCATAAAAtgcaattaatttaaattttctaaatattcaaTGAACAAAAGATCTTTGAACCACACAAGATTTTCTtctctacactgaaataaaaaaatagtacttaattactttttacttaataaggaaaggagccaaaatttctagaattttggaatttggtacttttattttttttttcagtgtacggCATTTGAAGGGAAGCTGAAGGGGGAGAATTCAACGAGGTAACAGACGACGAACCGTGGAACTCCATTATCTGCAATTCTcgttaataaaaatttattgaaattatgtTTGTATTTTGAGTTAATCGTCCTTTAGAGGTTGTGGTTTTTTTGTGCTTTAATTAAGATTGCATTAATTGTTTTGTAACtttaaaagcccttcctatatcaccgTTGATCAGAAGACACGGCGTTGGGAAAATAGTGcagtttttcaaataatgtgtaaaatttTCACGGTGAAGAACTCGTGTATCGAAAGACactctgacattttttttttttttttttgggagggtgatccagccgcacatcgttgatgtcgaaacctctaaactgggccctcgtcctgtcacgtccgtcagtagtcttgtcgtacattacaactagaaccagatctgccaatgaattagtacacttcgaccaaataaacactgacgctgtatggatctgactctagaataaatgcacagttgtgtgttattcataagtccaaaatgttcaattattcatataagtccaaatattcatttgcggattactacctaacttgaattgaatacaagatttaaagcaacctatccgaaagctactgttatctcaaatccccgacattttaattattaaccaaaaaaaaacgtttcttttaaaacctgtctggcttcttttaaaaaaacaaaaaaaaataacagttgatattttacaagtcgtgaattgaaaaagagacgaccatttgttcgtcagaattccagtagatcctcgattcacaacaatggtcgatacaatcataatccgacaaccgttagttcaacagatcaacgaatttagtccgatatcatttcactattgattgatcgagactctatggaaattttgacaaatcagaatggtttttatgctacttgaatgaaaatcactgattctgatagaattactaaattcactgttactaattttgtccctaaataactaaaggcaaagtataaaaagttgatatttatagttaaaatcctaaattctacaaacactatttttttaaacccgcatcctaacctgacacccacattaagatagggaaaaatcacatatgtagcggttcattgtacacaCTAAATCAGGAGCGCGTTGCTCGGTAATTTTTTTACCGAAATTGCAcagtaaaacttgatttttaccAAGCAACcggtaaacaaaaatcattttaccGAAGAAATGTAGAGTATTTTACTGTAATCGGTAAAAAATACCGTACCTCGGTTGTTTTTTTACCGAAATTCCTCAGTAAACTGAATTTTCCGGTAATTCATTCAAACTCGGTAAAAAAATACCGGtaaccagggatgccagatttgcagatttctctgcaaatttgaagatttccgaaatttgttgcagacaacttttttggtgcagatttttgcagatattttaccgatgaggtttgcaaaaaaaatccttatgtGACAATTTCTTTGAATAAGTTGAGTAACCCAACAGTACATagcatttacaaatttaaaaccaaTCTTCTTAGACCTACGTCAAGTTTGATTACTGTTAAAATATGCAAGTATTCCGAATTgtaccaacttttttttaaatcacttgggAACACTTGGGAACATGGCTTTGGTGTAAAAGGAGACTTAAATAAGTTCAATTTGAGTTTTTATTTgagagggtgatccagccgcacatcgttgatgtcgaaacctctaaactgggccctcgtcctgtcacgtccgtcagtagtcttgtcgtacattacaactagaaccagatctgccaatgaattagtacacttcgaccaaataaacactgacgctgtatggatctgactctagaataaatgcacagttgtgtgttattcataagtccaaaatgttcaattattcatataagtccaaatattcatttgcggattactacctaacttgaattgaatacaagatttaaagcaacctatccgaaagctactgttatctcaaatccccgacattttaattattaaccaaaaaaaaacgtttcttttaaaacctgtctggcttcttttaaaaaaacaaaaaaaaataacagttgatattttacaagtcgtgaattgaaaaagagacgaccatttgttcgtcagaattccagtagatcctcgattcacaacaatggtcgatacaatcataatccgacaaccgttagttcaacagatcaacgaatttagtccgatatcatttcactattgattgatcgagactctatggaaattttgacaaatcagaatggtttttatgctacttgaatgaaaatcactgattctgatagaattactaaattcactgttactaattttgtccctaaataactaaaggcaaagtataaaaagttgatatttatagttaaaatcctaaattctacaaacactatttttttaaacccgcatcctaacctgacacccacattaagatagggaaaaatcacatatgtagcggttcattgtacacaCTAAATCAGGAGCGCGTTGCTCGGTAATTTTTTTACCGAAATTGCAcagtaaaacttgatttttaccAAGCAACcggtaaacaaaaatcattttaccGAAGAAATGTAGAGTATTTTACTGTAATCGGTAAAAAATACCGTACCTCGGTTGTTTTTTTACCGAAATTCCTCAGTAAACTGAATTTTCCGGTAATTCATTCAAACTCGGTAAAAAAATACCGGtaaccagggatgccagatttgcagatttctctgcaaatttgaagatttccgaaatttgttgcagacaacttttttggtgcagatttttgcagatattttaccgatgaggtttgcaaaaaaaatccttatgtGACAATTTCTTTGAATAAGTTGAGTAACCCAACAGTACATagcatttacaaatttaaaaccaaTCTTCTTAGACCTACGTCAAGTTTGATTACTGTTAAAATATGCAAGTATTCCGAATTgtaccaacttttttttaaatcacttgggAACACTTGGGAACATGGCTTTGGTGTAAAAGGAGACTTAAATAAGTTCAATTTGAGTTTTTATTTgagagggtgatccagccgcacatcgttgatgtcgaaacctctaaactgggccctcgtcctgtcacgtccgtcagtagtcttgtcgtatattacaactagaaccagatctgccaatgaattagtacacttcgactaAATAAACACTGActctgtatggatctgactctaaaataaatgcacagttgtttgtttgtttgtttattaaaCCAGTAGCGTAAGGTTTTCACCTTTTAAATTGCTACTTCCGTTCCGTTCCAGGTGTTGTTCGAGTACAATTTGATAACCTAAATTTGTGTGTTatttataagtccaaatattcatttgcggataactacctaacttgaattgaatacaagatttaaagtaacatatccgaaagctactcttatctcaaatccccgacattttaattaatagccaaaaaatctagaacgtttcttttaaaacctgtctggcttcttaaaaaaaacacaaaaaaaaaatagattaacatttcatattttacaagtcgtgaattgaaaaagaaacgaccatttgatcgtcagaattccagtagatcctcgattcgcaacaatggtcgataaaatcataatccgacagtcgttagttcaacagatcaacgaatttagtccgatatcatttcactattgattgatcgagactctatggaaattttgacaaataagaatgaaatttgaaattaaatttgtctttattgaactttcttataataattacatttcatttacattctaagtggtatggctaaatgctcttcatctttgttttatttttcgttttattattactgttcacattcattcatttatttcaaattgttttacattattgcatttaatcgaatacatttgggtaaaaaaaagaaaaaaatcactttaacaactaatcctaacttaaaactaaaataaaaattctttgaattattcaaaatcattagaacgagtaaactatgaactgtattttaagatgaatgctccaagcgttcttacttgttcctggcgagttttgcacccacgcagtgttgttgtcatctcgataaaaatgttcagaagttcttgtggtgaaaacaggtcactactgccttcatccgttgatgttggttggttttccctagGTTGCTgtctgaagccaggaggtgttatgttctctgcaactttttgccgctgattcaacggcaatggctgcagatttggaaccactcgaacagatacCGCTCCAGGTGatgccaaagcaggaaaatccacgtccgtgaatgttggtggtgttttgcgacgatttggttggtgcctcgtcgtcgcttgctgccgaatttttacaaactcagctcgttttgggcagcttccattcttggtagaatggtcgccgccgcaattgaagcatttcgcttcgatgttctcgttgattgtttcgcaagcttgtgttttgtgctcacctccgcaggttgcacaacgactcttgatgaaacagttccttccaccatgtccaaactgcaaacaattcgaacactgtgtcacgtcacggtgcactggacgataacgttcccaagtcacgatgatgttgaaaattgcccgaactgctttcagctcagacggcgttgtcgatcctctctcgaaatgaaccaggtacagttgatcacgatacttgatgtccttgttgtgtctcgtcatcttgaagacttcgatcacgttcaacttaagagttttgagctcttctttcagcacactcacatccatgtcgtacaggcctcggaggacctgtttcatggggcgtttacctggatcgtcatggctgtagtattcgatctttgtgttgttcaggaaatcccgaacgtagttgtaatcttTTCTgccaggtagcagaattttgagtccatcagcacacaagcgaatggaagctcgtaaagcaccagatttgataaacccggtcagccactttcgcaccgaatccgatgacgatgttttcacaaaaatgggtggcaacttttcccgtcgttcaaattcttccttctcgctcacgtccacagggagggtagcaaactggtttccagacgaattttgagcgtccttgcccaaactgcctggctttgcaggtagcgcttcggcattctttagcttcttcaaatctgccgatcctgctggtgaggaccgcctctttttcttgccctgaggcatttttgcactttttagcacttttttacaaataagaatggtttttatgctacttgaatgaaaatcaccgattctgataggattactaaattcactattactaattttgtccctaaataactaaatgcaaagtaaaaaaagttgatatttatagttaaaatcctaaattctacaaaaactgaatttttaaaaacctgcATCCttacctgacacccacattaagatagggaaaaatcacatatgtagcggttcattgtacaaatgtgatatttccactatcggagaacctccttgtctcgatgacagcttaccggtcatcgattaagccctgagactgcgtcaaagtgggttctcgtagcatgaagtggtgtccatgtgtaaaaatggaagcttcagcaatatactgaaaacttcgattttaattccacatcggatCAAATCAAACTCCTTGCCAaataagcatcaaacctatgatactcattatgacaaagcacAGTTTTgagttttagcattttttaaataaatttcttcaTGTTTTGTAATAATTAAGAATTAACGGTGAATTAGATTTTCTACCtctgttaattttcaaaaaacaaaaaaaaaatgaaatgtgaggttacataaaattttcaatgcggttttcaaaatattttataagatTGCCTTCCATCGTATGGAGAAGTAAAACGTTGGTCCCGGTCTCAGTTGGCTGTTAAGTCATTCCGTAAGAGTCGTCCTCCTGGTATATTGTTATTATAAGATTAACAGAAAAATGTTCAAtggcaatttttaaataaaacattcaattatTCACATATGATTTACATTCGTTTTTACCTAAgtcgccaaaaatattgaccaaaaaaataacgatgctaaactgtagcgattatgtatacattctttttaaaagttcagtttTCTTTTAGCGGGAAGCACAGGTACAATATTGTTCAATCTACATGACACTTATGTGTGAGAAAATATTCCGGAGTTTCTCTTTTCATTGAGCCGGTACAGCCAAATTTTGTCGATGATGTTGTGCAgtgagttttgtttttgataacctattcaATTTTGTTAGCTAAAAAAACTTATGACAAACAGCTAATTtcaatttgtcaaaaataaCTTATAAAGATGCATATGGAATGTTAAACGACTAATTACAAACGAATCATACATGAATATGGTACTAAAGAAAGCCGGTCACTTTTTCTAATGATTTTGTTAGCACTTTCTGCATTACTGTTTGTATCACAAtatctacagattttttcaaaaaggtcctataaacatatgaaagacaatagcttataggacttaaaaaaactctagatataaaagaaaaaaagtcttGTATAATTTGTCTGGTTCTCTATACACCTAAGGCGTTCACATATAAAGAATGATTAGTTTAGTATTTTCAAGTCACATGTTCAAACATTCTAAAGCATTTCAACATATATTGTTGTcctgtttttaattttgggtTTGTGGTTcgaatcatttcaaaatatttcttaaattgcACAAAAACGTCAGTTGCATCCTTCGTTTTTTAtgcctaattttttatttaattggattgattgaaataattatgattcataattttgaaagactatttaaattattattttagttttaaattgttttcccattgaaaattttgtagcaaaatgttttttttataaatatcattttaaaaactattgcaatcgatatttaaaaaaattggctcACAGAAGGATTTAATGAAGATAATCTTAAAAacttatgaaaataaaataaatcaatgcgtTAAGTTAACTGATAGAGCACAAGGcataagttttgattttttttaatatttaacacGAAATCGCAAAATAGCAATACAGAGAAGGATGAATTAACCCAgaggtgcccaaccttttggccctgcgggcaagatctgatttttctgaagctgtGGCGGGCTAGAACTAATGTTTGGTAAAAGTTGataatgcaaacattttttttcataacaaaattttcatcagatccttttaaaataaacaaataaactaaCTAGTGATgcaaatatgatttatttatttggattataagaaagaaaatcaaagatatcttacaaaaatatgtttatttgatttatttttgtttggttttattatgtttaaatttgtattgCAATTGTTTTGTCGATTGCATTTGAATACAAATGGTCCTAGAAAGTTTATAAAGTCTAATTTCCTCAGCAcaacaatatttataaaaaaaagttaatgcaCTTTTTGCGGTATcgtgcatttttaatcaaatattttacaaaatattttaaaatgaatttaaacacacacaacatttaaaaacctatttttttaatttcttcaaacaattgaattttaatgaaacaatatattttaagtTGATTTCTTGACACAattccaaacatttttcaatgttttaaaaatattggctttttaaagcaattttaatcaaatattttacaaaatatttaaaaatgaatttgaactcacacaacattttaaaagctATTCTTCTAATTTGTTCAAACAGTTGAATTTCaattaaacaatatatttttaggtgatttcttgacacattttcaaacatttttcaatgttttaaaaatattggctcctaacaaaatttattgataaaaagttttcttgaaaactacatcattttttgcttacttatttgtaagtaaatcaattttaatcaaattcctcaagaaagaaatttcaattcaaaatttatgttttaaataaacacattcaaaactgttagaaaattaatattaaaGTCATTCTGAACAATAATccgagtttttattttatttttgatatatttgaattttgtacgaaattgataattatgttttcggaccaaaagcaaaaacagatcaaaacgacgttaaatatttatttattttttattttttgttttgttcaaggGCCAAGTTTATCGAAGAGGAATATCGACAATAAAGTGTTGacttttacattattttaagaGAACACATACAActaaagcgtccaatttcccgtcccgggtaAAAAATCGAgtgatttcccgaaaaaagaatatttcccttttcccgggaaatttgtttatTTCCCGTGATTTCCCGAAAAGGTCAAAATTAAGTTTCttctacgtttttgtttaccatgacaaaattagatgaaaattgaattaatatcattaaatgtctcaaagagggttgtgctagaagaattaggttaatttgtttgaaattgttcgaGAAATTTCAGTATAAAGTTGAaacaagggcgtaagaggtttaaatatgaaactacttttttgctatgaaaatgattttaaccgatggttgaatcataaaaatcattgaaaaacttcTTCGTATTACACAAAAGCGCccgaaaaatgcaaacattctttcaaaaaactcgctcaaaatatttgaaaactttgagttgtgattgcataaaaattgtatttaaagcgaagaagattatttttaaggcaaattAAATGCCTATCTATTTATTTCTGAACTCAAACCAGTAAAATTTGATCtggaataaatattttcattgcaacttaattatcaatattattctttattaAATTCTGTACATATTTCTAACATAAGATTTttctagctgagtgctcttttaggaaaataaattttgagaaaaaaaccctagaaaaaaaacttattattttttttgacataaaatatatattttcttgaagtcgTATGTTTTTTACAGGCAGTCAAGGCATTAATTGATTCTCAAGCTTATTTTAACCATTGCTATTGatattctatacaattttgttgcaaaatattaatccaaACCAGGATCAgataattttttgtcaaattcaaaattttctgggaattcccgtttcccggaaattttgtaaccccggaaaattggacgctctacataCAACCCAGACTCGACTGATCAAAGATTTGCTTTTATGAAGTTCTACAGATTTACTTTtgataaacaaacaaataaacacaatatttaaaaaaaatctttattttcttttcctTAAGTTGTTGCtttggaagttttttaagtataaatCTTTTTACTAACTCATTGTTCCACAAAATTTCAGCATGAGTTACTTTACAAAATGTAGAGCTaggtttcaagtttttttttatgtttcagaaCATATTGTGTGAAATGCATAAAGGGTACATAAGTATAAACTTTTTTACAAACTGTATTTTTTCCAGATCACTTCGGTTGATTTTGGGGTCGTACTCGAGCTCAAAGACCCACAATAAGGCAaagacaaaattatttttaacgtGATTTGATTTTCCATAGTAAATTTTTTGCGAAGGCTTAGGAGATTTTGGTGTGGActgtattttacaatttttaaagtttagattACAGATTTGTTAACCATTTAATCATCACTTGGgtttttaatattgaataattCCCATATCTTGGCTCAAACTAAACCAATTTTAGTTCTTCTGGGTTCGACGGCTCAGCTATTTAATACCGAACACGATGCATCGGAAAAACCTAGATTCTGGGTTCCTGGCCGGAGATAATCCGGATTCTCCAGGGCCAGATTTTTACAGCAAGATGCAACAATAACTCTTTCCCACTAATAAAAAGTAtgataattttgaagtttatgtaaaTAACTGACATGACTATACAAATAGTAAACATTTCAAGTAAAGTGGTGCAAGAAGAATATGCCATTAAAAtagttatcaaaaaattggacTTATCTGAAAATATGCTACATGGACTTTAgagattcaaaatttataattacGTGAAATCAGCTTAAACCGTTAATAGCCGTTGAAACAATCATTTCCTTAGATACAATATTGCAAGAAATAATACTatcgcaaattttattttaactttttgttaagttattcaaaagtatcacaaaataggCAGAACTAAAACCGTGccgaaattatttaattaaaattattttagataagttattttttttatttttgttcttgaaaaacattgaaaaaaaaaacttaaaaagtatATTTATATTAGCCTAACCTTGAAATAGGAAAACACAAATTTGTGGAATAAACAATCCAAAAGgtatcttgaaaaaatatgttaatttttggaatactgattgtataattttaaatttttactaaGGGTATCCTGCCGTTTAtcgaaaagaaaaacataatgCAATTCGATCCAGACTTTTGATCATGCAGGTAAATAAGATTTAATTAAAGCTATAGTACATTTTATTAAGACTCTTTCAAATTacttgaaaatattgtaaataattttagcaaaatagttTGATTTCACACTGATTTAAGTACATAAAACATacatgtctggagttttttttgaaaaggaccaataaaccaaattttcagtttttgctttttgggtgttttttaatacccctgactcaaggcggttctaaaaacacccaaaaagcaaaaaactggaaatttggtttattggtccttttcaaaaaaaactccagatgtgaACGTTTTTTGTGTTAAACACCATAATTTTGTTATACAGAATTGTATGATACGAATTCATAAACCTAGTTTTTCGTGTATTTgagtttgcagatttttgcagatatttgaaaaaaaaattgcagataactcaaaatttcatctggcatccctgccgGTAACCCGGTAAAACTTGATATGTTTACAGCGCACTCGGTAAAATTTAACCGAGTACTCAGTGaaatttattttgacatttcgttGCCATTATCCGCCATTGTACAGCGAAATATTCGACGCTTCGGTTGCTGGCGTGGTTTTTGATCGGATTTTAAAGTATAATTAAAGTGATTTTGAAGTGAAAGTGAATAGCAGCGCAAtattttaagtgattttatagtGAAGGTGAATAAAATGGATGGAATATTGAACGATCTTCGAAAAATCGACCCGTCTCAAGTGGATGTTTTGCGTAAGTTTTTCAAACtcctttttttactgttttttagaTGGCAGACATTAAGTGTTGCATTTGTGGACGAGTTGTGTCCGGATTTTTGGAGGGGTTCAGCCACCACATGTCACTTCATTTTCACCACCTTTAAAATGGGATGAGATGGTTTTCTACGATTGCACTTTTCCAAAGTGCAACTTACGATTCTTGC
This is a stretch of genomic DNA from Culex pipiens pallens isolate TS chromosome 1, TS_CPP_V2, whole genome shotgun sequence. It encodes these proteins:
- the LOC120416908 gene encoding uncharacterized protein LOC120416908, coding for MDPLKMVATLVLAMALFNSCSAFECYVCSNQTGNTEKCLNTIKTCPEGEDACLTEIRWGSQPYFSLGALKQFYVSKRCASKDVCEKTRRKYMPYCTHIWYEDWSCAECCQGDRCNYFVISGAPPQSMSMVAFLGTMVSIILARYLYNL